One Neisseria sp. Marseille-Q5346 genomic region harbors:
- the hrpA gene encoding ATP-dependent RNA helicase HrpA, giving the protein MPQPDFAQTLSKDRHFLRSAFKNPNKYGGLAKVEEKYKKSHDLYLQRLSKLPKPEFDNTLPVHEKLDEIKKAIAENQVTIICGETGSGKTTQLPKICLELGRGAAGLIGHTQPRRLAARSVAERIAEELKSEIGSAVGYKVRFTDHTSRDACVKLMTDGILLAETQTDRYLAAYDTIIIDEAHERSLNIDFLLGYLKQLLPRRPDLKVIITSATIDAERFSQHFNGAPVLEVSGRTYPVEILYRSLTSKDEDDAEVELTDAIVDAADELARYGEGDILVFLPGEREIREAAEALRKSPLRRNDEILPLFARLSHAEQHKIFHPSGAKRRIVLATNVAETSLTVPGIKYVIDTGLARVKRYSARAKVEQLHVEKISQAAARQRSGRCGRVSAGVCIRLFSEEDFNSRPEFTDPEIVRSNLAAVILRMAALNLGDVAAFPFLEMPDSRYINDGFQVLLELGAVEAV; this is encoded by the coding sequence ATGCCGCAACCCGATTTCGCCCAAACCCTCTCTAAAGACCGCCATTTTCTGCGATCTGCCTTTAAAAACCCTAATAAATACGGTGGCTTGGCCAAGGTTGAGGAAAAATACAAAAAATCGCATGACCTCTATCTGCAACGCCTGTCCAAACTGCCCAAGCCCGAATTCGACAACACGCTGCCCGTTCACGAAAAACTCGACGAAATCAAAAAAGCCATTGCCGAAAATCAGGTAACGATTATTTGCGGCGAAACCGGTTCGGGCAAAACCACGCAGCTGCCCAAGATTTGTTTGGAACTCGGGCGTGGGGCGGCAGGCTTGATCGGGCATACCCAGCCGCGCCGTTTGGCTGCGCGTTCCGTAGCAGAGCGGATTGCCGAAGAGCTGAAATCCGAAATCGGCAGCGCGGTCGGCTATAAAGTGCGCTTTACCGATCACACCTCGCGCGATGCCTGCGTCAAGCTGATGACCGACGGCATCCTGCTGGCGGAAACCCAGACCGACCGTTATCTCGCCGCCTACGACACGATTATCATTGACGAAGCGCACGAACGCAGCCTGAACATCGACTTCCTCTTGGGCTATTTGAAACAACTGCTGCCGCGCCGCCCCGATTTGAAAGTCATCATCACCTCGGCAACCATAGATGCAGAACGCTTCTCCCAACACTTTAACGGCGCCCCCGTTTTAGAAGTGAGCGGGCGTACCTATCCCGTCGAAATCCTCTACCGATCGCTTACCAGCAAAGACGAAGACGATGCAGAAGTCGAGCTGACCGACGCGATTGTCGATGCAGCCGACGAATTGGCGCGCTACGGCGAAGGCGATATTTTGGTGTTCCTGCCGGGCGAGCGCGAAATCCGCGAAGCCGCCGAAGCCCTGCGCAAATCCCCGCTGCGCCGCAACGACGAAATCCTGCCCCTGTTCGCACGCTTATCCCACGCCGAGCAGCACAAAATCTTCCACCCCTCAGGCGCAAAACGCCGCATCGTACTGGCAACCAACGTCGCTGAAACCTCGCTCACCGTGCCGGGCATCAAATACGTCATCGATACCGGCCTCGCGCGCGTCAAACGCTATTCCGCACGGGCAAAAGTGGAGCAGCTTCATGTAGAAAAAATCTCCCAAGCCGCCGCCCGCCAACGCTCCGGCCGCTGCGGCCGCGTCTCAGCAGGTGTATGTATCCGACTGTTTTCAGAAGAAGATTTCAACAGCCGCCCCGAATTCACCGACCCAGAAATCGTCCGCAGCAACCTCGCCGCCGTCATCCTGCGCATGGCAGCGCTGAACTTGGGTGATGTGGCGGCATTCCCATTTTTAGAAATGCCCGATTCGCGGTATATCAATGACGGTTTTCAGGTATTGCTGGAATTGGGGGCGGTGGAGGCCGTCTGA
- the rsfS gene encoding ribosome silencing factor, whose protein sequence is MNEQELQDLQKMVEVAVNALEDIKAKDISVLETQDKTSLFARMIIASGDSTRQVKALANNVAVDLKEAGFEILSTEGDSGEWTLVDAGDLVVHVMLPAVRDFYDIDTLWGGEKPSFHAGMQKPWHAAD, encoded by the coding sequence ATGAACGAACAAGAATTGCAAGACCTGCAAAAAATGGTCGAAGTGGCTGTAAACGCCCTTGAAGACATTAAAGCCAAAGACATCTCTGTTTTGGAAACCCAAGACAAAACCTCCCTGTTCGCCCGCATGATTATCGCCAGCGGCGACAGCACACGCCAAGTCAAAGCACTGGCGAACAACGTTGCCGTCGATTTGAAAGAAGCCGGTTTTGAAATCCTCAGCACCGAAGGCGACAGTGGCGAATGGACGCTTGTCGACGCAGGCGACCTTGTTGTCCACGTCATGCTCCCTGCCGTGCGCGACTTCTACGACATCGACACCTTGTGGGGCGGAGAAAAACCGAGTTTCCACGCCGGTATGCAAAAACCTTGGCACGCCGCCGACTAA
- the nadD gene encoding nicotinate-nucleotide adenylyltransferase, with protein sequence MKNIGLFGGTFDPIHNGHLHIARAFADEIGLDLVVFLPAGDPYHKNSTRTPAKERLNMVELAIADEPKFAASDCDIVRDGATYTFDTVQIFRQQFPGAQLWWLMGSDSLMQLHTWKKWQTLVRQTHIAIAMRQGDNLNKTPRELHAWLGEALQNGSVRILNAPLHNTSSTQIRANLAKTHHSDGLPQPVAQYIRQHKLYEK encoded by the coding sequence ATGAAAAACATCGGATTATTCGGCGGCACGTTTGACCCCATCCACAACGGCCACCTCCATATCGCCCGCGCCTTCGCCGACGAAATCGGTTTGGATCTTGTCGTCTTCCTGCCGGCAGGCGACCCGTACCACAAAAACAGCACGCGCACGCCGGCAAAAGAGCGCCTCAATATGGTCGAACTCGCCATCGCCGACGAGCCGAAATTCGCCGCCAGCGACTGCGACATCGTCCGTGACGGCGCGACTTATACGTTTGACACCGTCCAAATCTTCCGCCAGCAGTTTCCCGGCGCGCAACTGTGGTGGCTGATGGGCAGCGACAGCCTGATGCAGCTGCACACATGGAAAAAATGGCAAACCCTCGTGCGCCAGACCCATATCGCCATCGCCATGCGCCAAGGCGACAACCTCAACAAAACCCCGCGCGAATTGCACGCATGGCTCGGCGAAGCCCTGCAAAACGGCAGTGTCCGCATTCTCAACGCGCCGCTGCACAACACCAGCTCCACCCAAATCCGTGCCAATCTCGCCAAAACGCACCATTCAGACGGCCTGCCACAACCCGTCGCCCAATACATCCGCCAACACAAACTCTATGAAAAATAG
- a CDS encoding carbonic anhydrase produces the protein MSELSEILAYNQHFVETGEYEKYFTNKYPGRELAILSCMDARIIELLPNALGLKNGDAKLIKNAGALVTHPWGSVMRSLLVAVFELKVKEIMVIAHHDCGMRGLHAEEFLQRVHDSNIPDDRIETLRNAGIDLDGWLTGFDNVEDSVRHTVELIRKHPLMPDNIAIHGLVIHPTTGKLNLIVDGSLPASDGQNI, from the coding sequence ATGAGCGAATTGAGCGAAATCCTCGCCTATAACCAACATTTCGTCGAAACGGGCGAGTACGAAAAATATTTCACCAACAAATACCCCGGCCGCGAGCTGGCCATTCTTTCCTGCATGGACGCACGCATTATCGAGCTGCTGCCCAATGCATTGGGTTTGAAAAACGGTGACGCCAAGCTCATCAAAAACGCCGGTGCGCTGGTGACCCACCCTTGGGGTTCGGTGATGCGCAGTTTGTTGGTCGCCGTATTTGAACTCAAAGTCAAAGAAATCATGGTCATTGCCCACCACGACTGCGGTATGCGCGGATTGCACGCCGAAGAGTTCCTCCAACGCGTACACGACAGCAATATCCCCGACGACCGTATCGAAACCCTGCGCAATGCCGGTATTGATTTGGACGGCTGGCTGACCGGTTTTGACAACGTCGAAGACAGCGTGCGCCATACTGTCGAGCTGATTCGAAAACATCCGCTGATGCCCGACAACATCGCCATCCACGGCCTGGTCATCCATCCGACCACAGGCAAGCTCAACCTGATTGTTGACGGCAGCCTGCCTGCTTCAGACGGCCAAAACATCTAA
- a CDS encoding DUF4743 domain-containing protein codes for MSQSFRFEQVFASDVHDALWDWAQTSYGASDDWCILYLNGLPLGRLNPLWRERLGQDWTGRQSTLSDGLNLETDSWAEMGDSLQTLAQQWRECGWLKGWRGEKFDICDQSGKPLCALERAAFRPFGLMSQAVHLNGLVETEDGLRFWIGRRSPHKAVDPNKLDNLTGGGISSGERPSEAVCREGEEEAGIPTSLTPHIRPTAQIYSLRPVNRGVHNEILYIFDIVLPEGFQPANQDGEVAGFELMDIPTLLDAMLCGHMMHDAQLVTIEACRRYGLIDPKHPLSAWLDSIRCRPHF; via the coding sequence ATGTCTCAGTCTTTCCGTTTTGAACAGGTATTCGCGTCCGATGTCCACGACGCATTGTGGGATTGGGCGCAAACCAGCTATGGCGCATCCGACGATTGGTGCATTCTGTATCTCAACGGCCTGCCTTTAGGCCGTCTGAACCCGTTATGGCGCGAACGCCTCGGGCAAGATTGGACAGGCAGGCAGTCGACCCTTTCAGACGGCCTGAATTTGGAAACCGACAGCTGGGCGGAAATGGGCGACAGTTTGCAAACGCTGGCGCAACAATGGCGCGAGTGCGGTTGGCTCAAAGGTTGGCGCGGTGAAAAGTTCGACATCTGCGACCAGTCGGGCAAGCCTTTATGTGCACTCGAACGCGCCGCCTTCCGCCCGTTCGGCCTGATGAGTCAGGCAGTGCATTTGAACGGATTGGTCGAAACAGAAGACGGTTTGCGCTTTTGGATAGGCCGCCGCAGTCCGCACAAAGCCGTCGATCCAAACAAACTCGACAACCTGACCGGAGGCGGTATCAGCAGCGGCGAGAGGCCGTCTGAAGCTGTCTGTCGCGAAGGTGAAGAAGAAGCAGGCATTCCCACTTCGTTAACCCCCCATATCCGACCGACTGCCCAAATATATAGTTTGCGCCCCGTTAATCGCGGTGTCCACAACGAAATCCTGTATATCTTCGACATCGTCCTGCCCGAAGGCTTCCAACCCGCCAACCAAGACGGCGAAGTTGCCGGTTTTGAACTGATGGACATCCCCACCCTGCTCGATGCCATGTTATGCGGACACATGATGCACGATGCCCAGCTGGTCACGATCGAAGCCTGCCGGCGATACGGTCTGATCGACCCCAAACATCCGCTGTCCGCATGGCTCGACAGCATCCGTTGCCGACCCCATTTTTAA
- a CDS encoding ABC transporter ATP-binding protein — MLQLKNINKRFGSKTVAQDINLNVEAGEILAVLGRSGCGKSTLLKTIVGLVRPDSGEVWLNGDNITDMPSEKRNISLMFQDYALLPHLTALDNVGFGLKMRRLPKAEIEEQSMQALRDIGLEHEAQRKPESLSGGEQQRLALARALITRPSLLLLDEAFSSLDTHLRHHLRTLTAERIRSQNIPAILVTHSAEEACTMADTIAIMHEGRILQHGTPETLIRRPVNAQAALLLGLANTSDTRYIPQHAIRFDPDGTAVRISEAAPLAEGIRLTLAHPQYGDLIWYPHADHDTDKSQTGQEIHISVDESQIVWFG; from the coding sequence ATGTTGCAACTCAAAAACATCAACAAACGCTTCGGCAGCAAAACCGTTGCCCAAGACATCAACCTAAACGTCGAAGCAGGCGAAATCCTCGCCGTACTCGGCCGCTCCGGCTGCGGCAAATCCACCCTGCTCAAAACCATCGTCGGCCTGGTGCGTCCCGACAGCGGCGAAGTCTGGCTCAACGGCGACAACATCACCGACATGCCGTCTGAAAAACGCAATATCTCGCTGATGTTTCAAGACTACGCCCTTTTGCCGCATTTAACCGCCCTCGACAACGTCGGCTTCGGCCTCAAAATGCGCCGGCTGCCCAAAGCCGAAATCGAAGAACAATCCATGCAGGCCTTGCGCGACATCGGTTTGGAACACGAAGCGCAACGCAAACCCGAAAGCCTCTCCGGCGGCGAACAGCAACGCCTCGCCCTCGCGCGCGCCCTCATCACGCGCCCGTCGCTGTTGCTCTTGGACGAAGCCTTCTCCAGCCTCGACACCCACCTGCGCCACCACCTGCGCACCCTGACCGCCGAACGCATCCGCAGTCAAAACATCCCCGCCATCCTCGTGACCCACTCCGCCGAAGAAGCCTGCACCATGGCCGACACCATCGCCATCATGCACGAAGGCCGCATCCTCCAACACGGCACGCCGGAAACCCTTATCCGCCGCCCCGTCAACGCCCAAGCCGCCCTGCTGCTCGGTTTGGCCAACACCAGCGACACACGCTACATTCCCCAACACGCCATCCGATTCGACCCGGACGGCACAGCCGTCCGCATCAGCGAAGCCGCCCCCCTCGCCGAAGGCATACGCCTCACCCTCGCCCATCCGCAATACGGCGATTTGATTTGGTATCCCCACGCCGACCACGATACGGACAAATCACAAACCGGACAGGAAATCCACATCAGCGTGGATGAAAGTCAGATCGTTTGGTTTGGTTGA
- a CDS encoding pentapeptide repeat-containing protein has protein sequence MLVNNDKKRYSYNNIDTRNKKFIHKNFNKTTSYHSNFSHSKFINASFIGAKFKFSSLFGSTFDNCYLRGTLFRKCNLKECIFKNCIISSSLFENSKLESCYFENCKILNSPSLSNAILHNKENITNEILEQYPQEHCFSKQLIEEVKLLKKNEFIRKSSILHLKKQRIETVSLKVLVEEFGEEFLINNLKNLNIMVTRNFSSLSYITNILKKIQNNDKKEFLGSTTLDIPKLTDECSSTD, from the coding sequence ATGTTGGTGAATAATGATAAAAAAAGATACAGCTATAACAATATTGATACTAGAAATAAAAAATTTATCCATAAAAATTTTAATAAAACCACTAGCTACCACTCTAACTTTTCCCACTCCAAATTTATCAATGCCTCTTTTATAGGTGCTAAATTTAAATTTAGTTCACTATTTGGCTCTACTTTTGATAATTGTTACTTAAGGGGAACACTATTCAGAAAATGCAACTTAAAAGAATGTATCTTTAAAAATTGTATTATATCATCCTCCTTATTTGAAAACAGCAAACTAGAGAGTTGTTATTTTGAGAATTGCAAAATTCTTAATTCCCCATCATTATCAAATGCTATTTTGCATAATAAAGAAAATATTACTAATGAAATCCTAGAACAGTACCCTCAAGAACATTGTTTCAGTAAACAATTAATTGAAGAGGTTAAGTTACTAAAGAAAAATGAATTCATTCGTAAATCTTCTATTTTGCATTTAAAAAAACAACGGATAGAAACAGTTTCACTAAAAGTTCTCGTAGAAGAGTTTGGTGAAGAATTCTTAATTAATAACCTAAAAAATCTGAATATTATGGTAACTCGCAATTTTTCATCGCTAAGTTACATAACCAACATCTTGAAAAAAATACAGAATAATGATAAAAAGGAATTCCTCGGCTCCACTACGCTTGATATTCCAAAATTGACTGATGAATGCTCGTCTACGGACTGA
- a CDS encoding valine--tRNA ligase, whose translation MLDKYNPAEIESKHYQNWEEQGYFQPDMDLTKPSFSIQLPPPNVTGTLHMGHAFNQTIMDGLTRYYRMKGCNTAWIPGTDHAGIATQIVVERQLAAQNVSRHDLGREKFLEKVWEWKEVSGGTITQQMRRVGCSADWTREYFTMDDVRAETVTEVFVRLFEQGLIYRGKRLVNWDPVLGTAVSDLEVESVEEQGSMWHIRYPLADNPAEAVIVATTRPETLLGDVAVAVNPEDERYTHLIGKELILPLTGRTIPVIADEYVEKDFGTGCVKITPAHDFNDYEVGKRHDTRLINVFDLEAKVLANAEVFNFKGEAQQGFALPEKYAGLDRFAARKQMVADLQEQGFLVEIKPHTLMTPKGDRTGSVIEPMLTSQWFVAMSATPNGGEPDSEFKGLSLADKAKKAVDSGAVRFIPENWVNTYNQWMNNIQDWCISRQLWWGHQIPAWYDNEGNVYVARNQEEAEKQAGKTGLTREEDVLDTWFSSALVPFSTLGWPSETDELKAFLPSNVLVTGYEIIFFWVARMIMMTTHFTGKVPFKDVYIHGIVRDHEGKKMSKSEGNVIDPVDLIDGIDLEKLLVKRTTGLRKPETAPKVEEATKKLFPEGIPSMGADALRFTMASYASLGRSVNFDFKRAEGYRNFCNKLWNATNFVLMNTEDKDCGQDEMQPLAFTFADQWIIGKLQQAEAAVAEAFETYRFDLAAQTLYEFVWNEYCDWYIELAKVQIQTGCPTTQRTTRRTLVRVLETILRLLHPIMPFITEELWQVVAPLANAKTADSIMLAAYPQADKEQIVQTAFDKMAALKDLVEEVRKLRGEMGIAPNVKAPLFVEGSAELEGLLKYLPSLTRLTEAKLVDNLPEAEDAPVAVCNGARLMLKVEIDKAAETARLSKEAEKLQKALDKLNAKLSKPGYTEKAPAHLVEKDKADLTELEDKMAKVQTQLAKLKG comes from the coding sequence ATGTTAGACAAATACAATCCAGCCGAAATCGAATCCAAACATTATCAAAACTGGGAAGAGCAGGGCTATTTCCAGCCTGATATGGATTTGACGAAACCGTCTTTCTCCATCCAACTGCCGCCGCCCAATGTAACCGGCACGCTGCACATGGGCCATGCCTTCAACCAAACCATCATGGACGGCCTGACCCGCTACTACCGCATGAAAGGCTGCAACACCGCCTGGATTCCCGGCACCGACCACGCGGGCATTGCCACGCAAATCGTGGTCGAGCGTCAGCTTGCCGCGCAAAACGTGTCCCGTCATGACTTGGGCCGCGAAAAATTCTTGGAAAAAGTGTGGGAATGGAAAGAAGTTTCCGGCGGTACGATTACCCAACAAATGCGCCGCGTGGGCTGCTCTGCCGACTGGACGCGCGAATATTTCACGATGGACGACGTGCGCGCCGAAACCGTGACTGAAGTGTTCGTGCGCCTGTTTGAACAAGGCTTGATTTACCGCGGCAAACGCTTGGTAAACTGGGATCCGGTATTGGGTACGGCAGTGTCTGATTTGGAAGTGGAAAGCGTGGAAGAACAAGGCTCTATGTGGCACATCCGCTATCCGCTGGCCGACAATCCTGCCGAAGCCGTTATCGTGGCGACCACCCGTCCTGAAACGCTGCTGGGCGACGTGGCCGTTGCCGTCAACCCTGAAGACGAACGTTACACCCACTTAATCGGCAAGGAATTAATCCTGCCGCTGACCGGCCGCACCATCCCCGTGATTGCCGACGAATACGTTGAAAAAGATTTTGGCACCGGCTGCGTGAAAATCACGCCTGCGCACGACTTCAACGACTACGAAGTCGGCAAACGCCACGACACGCGCCTGATTAATGTGTTCGATTTAGAAGCCAAAGTGCTGGCAAACGCCGAAGTGTTCAACTTTAAAGGCGAAGCGCAACAAGGCTTTGCCCTGCCTGAAAAATACGCAGGCTTAGACCGCTTTGCCGCGCGTAAACAAATGGTTGCCGATTTGCAGGAACAAGGCTTTTTGGTCGAAATCAAACCGCACACGCTGATGACGCCGAAAGGCGACCGTACCGGTTCGGTAATTGAGCCGATGCTGACCAGCCAATGGTTTGTCGCCATGTCCGCCACACCAAACGGCGGCGAGCCTGACAGCGAATTCAAAGGCTTGAGCCTCGCTGACAAAGCCAAAAAAGCCGTTGATAGCGGCGCAGTGCGCTTTATCCCTGAAAACTGGGTCAACACCTACAACCAATGGATGAACAACATCCAAGACTGGTGTATCTCACGCCAACTGTGGTGGGGTCATCAAATCCCTGCATGGTACGACAATGAAGGCAATGTGTATGTAGCCCGCAATCAGGAAGAAGCCGAAAAACAAGCCGGCAAAACAGGCTTGACCCGCGAAGAAGACGTATTGGACACATGGTTCTCCTCCGCGCTCGTGCCGTTCTCCACATTGGGCTGGCCGTCTGAAACCGACGAACTCAAAGCCTTCCTGCCGTCCAATGTCTTGGTTACAGGCTACGAAATCATCTTCTTCTGGGTAGCACGCATGATTATGATGACCACCCACTTTACCGGCAAAGTACCGTTTAAAGACGTGTACATTCACGGCATCGTGCGCGACCACGAAGGCAAAAAAATGTCCAAATCCGAAGGCAACGTCATCGACCCTGTGGATTTGATCGACGGTATCGACTTGGAAAAACTGCTGGTAAAACGTACCACCGGCCTGCGCAAACCCGAAACCGCGCCGAAAGTCGAAGAAGCAACCAAAAAACTCTTCCCCGAAGGCATTCCGAGCATGGGCGCGGACGCATTGCGCTTCACCATGGCGAGCTACGCCAGCTTGGGGCGTTCGGTCAACTTCGACTTCAAACGCGCCGAAGGCTACCGCAACTTCTGCAATAAATTGTGGAATGCCACCAACTTCGTGTTGATGAACACCGAAGACAAAGACTGCGGTCAAGACGAAATGCAACCGTTGGCGTTTACCTTCGCCGACCAATGGATTATCGGCAAACTGCAACAAGCTGAAGCCGCCGTTGCCGAAGCCTTTGAAACCTACCGCTTCGACCTTGCCGCGCAAACGCTGTACGAATTTGTGTGGAACGAATATTGCGACTGGTACATCGAGCTGGCAAAAGTGCAAATCCAAACCGGTTGCCCGACAACCCAGCGCACCACACGCCGCACCCTCGTGCGCGTACTCGAAACCATCCTGCGCCTGCTGCACCCAATCATGCCTTTCATTACCGAAGAGCTGTGGCAGGTCGTTGCGCCTCTGGCGAATGCCAAAACCGCTGACAGCATCATGTTGGCCGCCTATCCGCAAGCCGATAAAGAACAAATCGTTCAGACGGCCTTCGACAAAATGGCCGCATTGAAAGACTTGGTAGAAGAAGTGCGCAAACTACGCGGCGAAATGGGTATCGCGCCAAACGTCAAAGCGCCGCTCTTCGTCGAAGGCAGCGCAGAACTCGAAGGCCTGCTCAAATACTTGCCGTCGCTGACCCGACTGACCGAAGCCAAACTGGTGGACAACCTGCCCGAAGCAGAAGACGCACCTGTCGCCGTCTGCAACGGCGCACGCCTGATGCTGAAAGTCGAAATCGACAAAGCCGCCGAAACCGCCCGCTTGAGCAAAGAAGCCGAGAAGCTGCAAAAAGCCTTGGACAAACTCAACGCCAAACTCTCCAAACCCGGCTACACCGAAAAAGCCCCGGCGCATTTGGTGGAAAAAGACAAAGCCGATTTGACGGAATTGGAAGACAAAATGGCGAAAGTGCAAACTCAGTTGGCGAAGTTGAAAGGGTAG